Proteins encoded within one genomic window of Lysinibacillus louembei:
- a CDS encoding bifunctional riboflavin kinase/FAD synthetase, with amino-acid sequence MEVIYLKYPHQLERPEAAYSLAVGFFDGVHKGHQAVIEHAIEKAQQLGIKSAVMTFDPHPTIVLGARNEQVFYITPLQQKLDTLKALGVDTVFVVNFTSDFAKLSPEEFVQYFIRDLHVQHVTAGFDYSFGEFGKGNMQLLEQLAQGDFGVTTIDKQSDCDEKISSTRIRKLLKEGAMEEVCTLLGRAFEVPGIVVHGDKRGRTLGFPTANVQSMAGCFIPATGVYAVKILVQNKWHNGVCNVGYKPTFNNPEEKQLSIEVHIFDFDKNIYGEEVVVGWYKRIRSERKFSGIDELVAQIELDKQEAIGYFLGEEVK; translated from the coding sequence ATGGAAGTCATTTATTTAAAATATCCTCATCAATTAGAGCGACCAGAGGCGGCTTATTCATTAGCAGTCGGCTTTTTCGACGGTGTTCATAAAGGGCATCAAGCTGTAATTGAACATGCAATTGAAAAGGCGCAACAATTAGGTATTAAAAGTGCTGTCATGACATTTGATCCACATCCAACAATTGTATTAGGTGCTCGAAATGAGCAAGTATTTTATATAACACCCTTGCAGCAAAAGCTAGATACATTGAAAGCATTAGGTGTAGATACTGTGTTTGTTGTTAATTTTACATCTGATTTTGCAAAGCTATCGCCAGAGGAGTTCGTCCAATATTTCATTCGAGATTTACATGTACAGCATGTAACAGCAGGATTTGATTATTCATTCGGCGAATTTGGCAAAGGCAATATGCAGCTATTGGAGCAATTAGCACAAGGTGATTTTGGTGTGACAACGATTGATAAGCAAAGCGATTGCGATGAAAAAATAAGCTCTACACGCATCCGCAAACTGTTAAAGGAAGGCGCAATGGAGGAAGTATGCACATTGCTTGGGCGAGCGTTTGAAGTACCAGGTATCGTTGTTCACGGTGATAAACGTGGACGCACGCTGGGCTTCCCAACGGCTAACGTACAATCAATGGCAGGCTGCTTTATTCCAGCAACAGGTGTCTATGCGGTCAAAATTTTAGTGCAAAATAAGTGGCATAATGGTGTTTGTAACGTTGGCTATAAGCCTACATTTAATAATCCAGAGGAAAAGCAATTGTCTATAGAAGTACATATTTTTGACTTTGATAAAAATATTTACGGTGAGGAAGTCGTTGTTGGCTGGTATAAACGAATCCGTAGCGAACGAAAGTTTTCGGGCATTGATGAGCTTGTGGCACAAATTGAGCTTGATAAGCAAGAGGCAATCGGCTATTTCTTAGGTGAAGAGGTAAAATAG
- the rnpM gene encoding RNase P modulator RnpM, whose product MAVQKKVPLRKCVATGEMYPKKEMIRVVRSKEGEVSVDITGKKSGRGAYVSKSEKAVEEARKKNSLGRQLEVAIPEEIYEELLKLIRRESIL is encoded by the coding sequence ATGGCTGTACAAAAAAAAGTGCCCTTACGCAAATGTGTAGCAACAGGTGAAATGTATCCGAAAAAAGAAATGATTCGTGTTGTACGTTCGAAAGAGGGCGAAGTATCTGTTGATATTACAGGGAAAAAGTCGGGACGTGGAGCTTATGTTTCAAAATCGGAAAAGGCTGTTGAAGAGGCACGTAAAAAAAACAGCTTAGGAAGACAACTTGAAGTAGCGATTCCAGAAGAAATATACGAGGAGCTATTGAAGCTTATTCGCAGGGAGTCTATTTTATGA
- the truB gene encoding tRNA pseudouridine(55) synthase TruB → MNGILPLWKERGMTSHDCVFKLRKILKTKKVGHTGTLDPNVEGVLPICIGQATRIAEYITDAGKTYEAIISIGRATTTEDAEGETVEQNTTYKSFNRTEILAALKQLTGTITQTPPMYSAVKVNGKKLYEYARAGQAVERPTRQITIYDLTLLDDADVFEGEQVQFAIRIACSKGTYIRTLAVQIGEVLGYPAHMQSLVRTTSGSFTKENCLTLAEVQELMDNGQIANKILPVEHALKDYPFIEIDETNDKQISNGQVLEMHALLKQYDKIVYAKNGQARAVYIAHSTKENMMKPEKMFPELEQEV, encoded by the coding sequence ATGAACGGGATTTTGCCATTATGGAAAGAACGTGGTATGACGAGCCATGACTGTGTATTTAAGCTACGCAAAATTTTAAAAACAAAAAAAGTAGGTCATACAGGTACATTAGATCCTAATGTAGAAGGTGTCTTGCCAATTTGCATTGGACAGGCAACTAGAATTGCAGAATATATTACCGATGCAGGCAAAACCTATGAAGCAATTATTAGCATTGGGCGTGCTACGACAACAGAAGATGCAGAGGGGGAAACGGTTGAGCAAAATACAACATATAAATCGTTTAACCGTACAGAGATTTTAGCAGCATTAAAACAGCTAACAGGCACGATTACACAAACGCCCCCTATGTATTCTGCTGTCAAGGTAAATGGCAAAAAGCTGTATGAGTATGCACGCGCAGGACAAGCGGTAGAGCGTCCAACACGACAAATCACAATTTATGACTTAACATTATTAGACGATGCTGATGTATTCGAAGGGGAGCAAGTGCAATTTGCTATACGTATAGCATGTAGCAAAGGCACCTATATTCGCACACTTGCTGTGCAAATTGGAGAAGTGCTTGGCTACCCTGCACATATGCAATCACTTGTGAGAACAACCTCAGGCTCCTTTACAAAGGAAAACTGCTTGACATTAGCAGAGGTACAGGAGTTAATGGATAACGGGCAAATTGCGAATAAAATATTGCCTGTTGAACATGCGCTTAAGGACTATCCTTTTATTGAAATCGATGAAACGAATGACAAGCAGATTTCTAATGGACAAGTGCTTGAAATGCATGCATTATTAAAGCAGTATGATAAAATTGTTTATGCGAAAAATGGGCAGGCAAGAGCTGTTTATATCGCACATTCTACAAAGGAAAATATGATGAAGCCCGAAAAAATGTTCCCTGAACTAGAGCAGGAGGTATAA
- a CDS encoding YlxQ family RNA-binding protein codes for MTNSAILQLLGLAARARKVVSGEELVVKEVRTGGAKLVLLAGDASANTAKKIKDKCTYYNVEFYVLGDRYDLGHATGKEARVVLAITDRGFAKKMSSLLNEN; via the coding sequence ATGACGAACAGTGCAATACTGCAATTATTAGGACTTGCTGCAAGGGCAAGAAAAGTTGTTTCTGGAGAAGAGCTAGTTGTGAAGGAAGTGCGTACGGGGGGAGCAAAATTAGTTCTTCTTGCAGGCGATGCTTCTGCTAACACAGCGAAAAAAATTAAAGATAAATGTACGTATTACAACGTTGAGTTTTATGTTTTAGGAGATCGCTATGATCTAGGACATGCTACAGGAAAGGAAGCACGTGTAGTATTAGCTATAACCGATCGTGGGTTTGCGAAAAAAATGTCTAGTCTACTCAACGAAAATTAA
- the rimP gene encoding ribosome maturation factor RimP: MSKVTSTIEALAMPVVAELNLELVDVEFVKEGRNYFLRVYVDTPQGGIDIDQCAQVSERLSIILDEKDPIEQNYYLEVSSPGAERPLKKEEDFVKSIGKYIYVKTYEPVKDMKEFHGYLTAYTEQGLEMEVRIKTRKINVQIDKEKVAQARLAIDFSDKQI; this comes from the coding sequence ATGAGCAAAGTTACTTCAACGATTGAAGCGCTCGCAATGCCTGTTGTTGCTGAATTAAACCTTGAATTAGTAGATGTTGAATTTGTGAAAGAAGGTCGCAACTATTTTCTACGTGTTTATGTAGATACGCCACAAGGTGGAATTGATATCGATCAATGTGCCCAAGTAAGTGAACGTTTAAGCATCATTTTGGATGAAAAGGATCCAATCGAGCAAAATTATTATTTAGAAGTATCTTCACCAGGTGCAGAACGCCCATTAAAAAAAGAAGAAGATTTTGTAAAATCAATTGGCAAATATATTTATGTAAAAACATATGAGCCAGTGAAGGATATGAAAGAATTTCATGGTTATTTAACAGCATATACTGAACAAGGTTTAGAAATGGAAGTTCGCATTAAGACACGCAAAATCAATGTACAAATCGATAAAGAAAAAGTAGCGCAGGCACGACTTGCGATTGACTTTTCAGATAAGCAAATTTAG
- the rbfA gene encoding 30S ribosome-binding factor RbfA yields MSLRSNRIAEQMKKELGEILGRKIKDPRVGFVTVTDVAVTGDLQQATVYISSLGNEREREETLKALEKASGFIRSEIGSRIRLRRTPEILFEFDSSVEYGNKIDALLRSLHEDK; encoded by the coding sequence ATGTCTCTACGATCAAACCGAATTGCTGAGCAAATGAAAAAGGAGCTTGGCGAAATTTTAGGACGTAAAATTAAAGACCCACGTGTAGGCTTTGTTACAGTAACGGATGTTGCTGTAACAGGGGATTTACAACAGGCAACTGTATATATTTCATCATTAGGCAATGAACGTGAAAGAGAAGAAACGTTAAAAGCATTAGAAAAAGCATCAGGCTTTATTCGTTCTGAAATCGGCTCACGCATCCGCCTGCGCCGTACACCAGAAATTTTATTTGAATTTGACTCTTCTGTCGAATATGGTAATAAAATCGACGCATTACTGCGCTCATTACATGAAGATAAATAA
- the nusA gene encoding transcription termination factor NusA: MSSDLLDALTALEEQKGISREVLIEAIEAALVTAYKRNFNQAQNVRVDLNLEKGTMLVYSRKDVVEEVEDDRLEIAVEDAKMINPAYEIGDVLEQEVTPRNFGRIAAQTAKQVVTQRVREAERGLIYEEYVDREDDIVVGTIERQDARNIYVSLGKVEAALPVNEQIQGEVYKPQSRIRVYITKVERTTRGPQVIVSRTHPGLLRRLFEMEVPEIFDGTVEIKSIAREAGDRSKISVHAHNPEVDPVGSCVGAKGARVQTIVNELNGEKIDIVEWSEDPIVFVANALSPSKVLDVQVNEEEKSTTVVVPDYQLSLAIGKRGQNARLAAKLTGWKIDIKSETDARELGIYPSETSTFIPQNNNTAAYDDIEYDLYQDDEE, from the coding sequence ATGAGTAGTGATTTACTAGATGCTTTAACAGCCCTTGAAGAGCAAAAGGGTATTTCAAGAGAAGTGTTAATCGAAGCCATTGAGGCAGCATTAGTAACAGCGTATAAACGTAATTTTAACCAAGCGCAAAATGTACGAGTAGATTTAAATTTAGAAAAAGGCACGATGCTTGTATACTCTCGTAAAGATGTAGTAGAGGAAGTAGAAGATGATCGTTTAGAAATCGCAGTAGAAGATGCAAAAATGATTAATCCTGCATATGAAATCGGCGATGTATTAGAGCAAGAAGTAACACCACGCAACTTTGGGCGTATCGCAGCACAAACAGCAAAGCAAGTTGTAACACAGCGTGTGCGCGAAGCAGAACGCGGTTTAATTTACGAAGAGTATGTTGATCGTGAAGATGACATCGTTGTTGGGACGATTGAACGTCAAGATGCACGTAATATTTACGTATCATTAGGTAAAGTGGAAGCTGCATTACCAGTAAATGAGCAAATTCAAGGTGAGGTATATAAACCGCAATCACGTATTCGCGTTTATATTACGAAAGTAGAGCGTACAACACGTGGTCCACAGGTAATCGTATCACGTACACACCCAGGTCTATTGCGCCGTTTATTTGAAATGGAAGTACCGGAAATTTTTGATGGTACTGTTGAAATTAAATCGATTGCACGTGAAGCAGGTGACCGTTCGAAAATTTCTGTTCATGCACATAATCCTGAGGTAGATCCAGTGGGTTCATGCGTAGGAGCGAAGGGTGCACGTGTCCAAACAATCGTCAATGAATTGAATGGTGAAAAAATCGATATCGTGGAATGGTCTGAAGATCCAATCGTATTTGTTGCAAATGCGTTAAGCCCATCAAAGGTATTAGATGTACAAGTGAATGAGGAAGAAAAATCGACAACGGTTGTTGTACCAGATTATCAGCTGTCATTAGCGATTGGTAAGCGTGGTCAAAATGCGCGTCTTGCAGCGAAATTAACAGGCTGGAAAATCGATATTAAAAGTGAAACAGATGCACGTGAATTAGGAATTTATCCTTCTGAAACGAGCACATTTATTCCACAAAATAATAATACTGCTGCATATGATGATATCGAATATGATTTATATCAAGATGATGAAGAATAG
- the rpsO gene encoding 30S ribosomal protein S15, with translation MAITKERKNEIIAEYRTHEGDTGSPEVQIAVLTAEINALNTHLRTHKKDFHSERGLYKMVGRRRHLLKYLRETDVQRYRELITRLGLRR, from the coding sequence ATGGCAATTACAAAAGAACGTAAAAACGAAATTATCGCTGAGTACCGTACTCACGAAGGCGACACTGGTTCTCCAGAAGTACAAATCGCTGTATTAACTGCAGAAATCAATGCATTAAATACACACTTACGTACACACAAAAAAGATTTCCACTCAGAGCGTGGTCTTTACAAAATGGTAGGTCGTCGTCGTCACTTATTAAAATATCTTCGTGAAACAGACGTACAACGTTACCGTGAATTAATCACGCGTTTAGGCTTACGTCGCTAA
- a CDS encoding DUF503 domain-containing protein, giving the protein MIVYAEVEFMIHTAHSLKEKRAVLQRMVTRTKQKFNVSVAEIDHQNVWQRTRLALVAVASSKEAAEREITHALHYLESNPEWERLEMFREYL; this is encoded by the coding sequence ATGATTGTTTATGCAGAGGTTGAATTCATGATTCATACTGCTCATTCATTAAAGGAAAAGCGTGCGGTACTGCAACGAATGGTGACACGAACGAAGCAAAAGTTTAATGTATCTGTTGCAGAAATCGATCATCAAAACGTCTGGCAGCGTACGCGCCTTGCCCTCGTCGCAGTCGCTTCCTCTAAAGAGGCGGCTGAGCGTGAAATTACACACGCGTTACATTATTTAGAATCAAACCCTGAATGGGAACGACTTGAAATGTTCCGTGAGTATTTATAG
- the infB gene encoding translation initiation factor IF-2, giving the protein MSKIRVHEYAKKVNKTSKEVMEQLTKLDVEVKNHMSMLNAGTITKLDSVFQQVAEPKKATPAKPVAKNAGASQQVQRDARSQSKQQPMKKADKAPNVEQNKTSQSDKSNAKGSQNRNMTQNNNQNSRGKSGGNKNNQGGFNQQRKKPGIHGGKRRPNRGYQPPVQTVQKELPEKITFYESLSVAELAKKLHREPSELIKKLFMLGVMATINQELDKDAIELICADYGVEVEEEIRIDITDLETHFEQEVSEEELRERPPVVTIMGHVDHGKTSLLDSIRNTKVTDGEAGGITQHIGAYQVEVDGKKITFLDTPGHAAFTTMRARGAKVTDLAIIVVAADDGVMPQTVEAINHAKAAEVPIIVAINKMDKLSANPDRVMQELTEHGLVPEDWGGDTIFVPISALKGEGIDQLLEMILLVSEVGELKASPARSAIGTVIEAQLDKGRGSVATLLVQDGTLRVGDPIVVGHAYGRVRAMVNDLGRRVKDAGPSTPVEITGLNDVPQAGDRFVVFEDEKTARSVGESRAMTAIQAQRSEKQRVTLDNLFEQMSQGEMKELNLIVKADVQGTVEAMAASLMKIDVEGVNVKIIHTGAGAITESDITLAAASNAIVIGFNVRPDVNAKRAAEEEGVDIRLHRIIYKVIEEIEQAMKGMLDPEFEEKVVGQAEVRQTIRVSKVGTIAGSYVIEGKMVRDAGVRVIREGIVIFEGELDSLKRFKDDAKEVAKGYECGITIKNFNDIKEGDIIEAFVMEEVKRA; this is encoded by the coding sequence ATGAGCAAAATTAGAGTTCATGAATATGCGAAAAAGGTAAATAAAACGAGTAAAGAAGTAATGGAGCAGCTCACAAAGCTTGATGTAGAAGTGAAAAATCATATGTCAATGCTTAATGCTGGGACGATTACGAAGCTTGATTCTGTCTTTCAGCAAGTAGCAGAACCGAAAAAAGCAACACCTGCAAAGCCAGTTGCTAAAAATGCAGGCGCATCGCAACAAGTGCAAAGAGATGCACGTTCACAATCCAAGCAGCAGCCAATGAAAAAAGCGGATAAAGCTCCGAATGTAGAACAAAATAAAACGTCACAGAGTGACAAATCTAATGCAAAAGGTAGCCAAAATAGAAATATGACACAAAATAACAATCAAAATAGTCGCGGTAAAAGCGGCGGTAATAAAAATAACCAAGGTGGCTTTAACCAACAGCGTAAAAAGCCAGGTATTCACGGTGGTAAACGTCGTCCAAATAGAGGGTACCAACCACCTGTACAAACAGTACAAAAGGAATTGCCAGAAAAAATTACATTTTATGAATCATTATCAGTGGCAGAGCTAGCAAAAAAATTGCATCGTGAGCCATCTGAATTGATTAAAAAATTATTTATGCTAGGCGTTATGGCAACAATTAACCAAGAGTTAGACAAAGATGCGATTGAGCTGATTTGTGCTGACTACGGTGTAGAAGTAGAAGAAGAAATTCGCATAGATATTACAGACCTTGAAACACATTTCGAACAAGAAGTGAGCGAAGAAGAATTACGCGAGCGTCCACCAGTTGTGACAATTATGGGTCACGTTGACCATGGTAAAACATCATTGCTAGACTCGATTCGTAATACGAAAGTAACGGATGGAGAAGCTGGTGGTATTACACAGCATATTGGGGCATACCAAGTAGAAGTAGATGGCAAGAAAATTACGTTCCTTGATACACCGGGACATGCTGCGTTTACAACAATGCGTGCACGTGGTGCGAAAGTAACGGACCTAGCGATTATCGTTGTTGCAGCAGATGATGGTGTAATGCCTCAAACAGTGGAAGCAATTAACCATGCGAAAGCGGCAGAAGTACCAATTATCGTAGCAATTAATAAAATGGATAAACTATCTGCAAACCCTGACCGTGTTATGCAAGAATTAACAGAGCATGGCTTAGTACCTGAAGATTGGGGTGGCGATACAATTTTCGTACCAATCTCTGCACTTAAAGGTGAGGGAATTGACCAACTATTAGAAATGATTCTGCTTGTTTCAGAAGTTGGCGAGTTAAAAGCAAGTCCAGCACGTTCAGCTATCGGTACAGTGATTGAAGCACAATTGGATAAAGGTCGTGGCTCTGTTGCGACATTATTAGTACAAGATGGTACATTGCGTGTAGGTGACCCAATCGTAGTAGGTCACGCATATGGTCGTGTGCGTGCAATGGTTAATGATTTAGGGCGTCGTGTAAAAGATGCAGGCCCATCGACACCTGTTGAAATTACAGGTTTAAATGATGTACCACAAGCAGGTGACCGCTTCGTTGTATTCGAAGATGAAAAAACAGCACGTTCTGTTGGTGAATCTCGTGCAATGACAGCAATTCAAGCACAACGCTCTGAAAAACAGCGTGTAACGTTAGACAACTTGTTTGAGCAAATGAGCCAAGGCGAAATGAAAGAATTGAACTTAATCGTCAAAGCTGACGTACAAGGTACAGTTGAAGCGATGGCTGCTTCATTAATGAAAATTGATGTAGAAGGCGTTAACGTAAAAATTATCCATACGGGTGCTGGCGCTATTACAGAGTCAGATATTACGTTGGCAGCAGCTTCAAATGCAATCGTGATTGGCTTCAACGTTCGCCCTGATGTCAATGCGAAGCGTGCAGCAGAAGAAGAAGGCGTAGATATCCGTCTACACCGTATTATTTATAAAGTAATCGAAGAAATTGAGCAAGCGATGAAAGGGATGCTTGACCCAGAATTTGAAGAAAAAGTTGTGGGGCAAGCGGAAGTTCGTCAAACAATTCGCGTATCGAAGGTTGGTACAATTGCAGGTTCATACGTAATTGAAGGTAAAATGGTGCGTGACGCAGGCGTACGTGTGATTCGTGAAGGCATCGTTATTTTTGAAGGTGAGTTAGACTCGTTAAAGCGCTTCAAAGATGATGCGAAAGAAGTAGCAAAAGGCTATGAGTGCGGTATCACAATTAAAAACTTCAATGACATTAAAGAGGGCGATATTATCGAAGCCTTCGTAATGGAAGAGGTTAAACGCGCATAA